The Bradysia coprophila strain Holo2 unplaced genomic scaffold, BU_Bcop_v1 contig_732, whole genome shotgun sequence genome has a window encoding:
- the LOC119084339 gene encoding collagen alpha-5(VI) chain-like, protein MSRFFLISLQIVIAIGVVLAKGIPSASENGLTYIGTFRSRSSEGTQSFDESNYYISQNAGAWNSAQADCKALLGDSATIVAIESQEEWEFLKEILENYGFATDYWTSGLYDPPNSRWRWAANNVQLPPFAPWGTGYPSTPNTLLRVLIYYGNRYDTYWKTVSNTQLHRYICEVQVPTIAIPCYQINDLAIVLDSSGSIGSANFEKAKQFVERLANAFVQYDPSRLSFITYSDRATVRIDLTNNLTPAAISSSILATPWEAGNTATDLAINLATSQLTSNLRGVPMNMVVLTDGASTYPALTVTAAQAAISAGIRTFSVGITQGVNLQELLVIAGNDANRVFTTDNFDLLINLLAPLSLKVCPS, encoded by the exons ATGTCGAGATTCTTTTTGATCTCACTGCAAATTGTCATTGCTATTGGCGTAGTGCTGGCAAAGGGTATTCCATCTGCATCTGAAAATG GACTAACATACATTGGAACATTCAGATCGAGATCGAGCGAAGGTACGCAGTCGTTCGACGAAAGCAACTATTACATCAGTCAGAATGCG GGAGCCTGGAATAGCGCACAAGCTGATTGCAAGGCACTACTCGGCGATAGTGCTACAATAGTTGCTATTGAATCGCAAGAAGAATGGGAATTTTTAAAGGAGATTCTGGAAAATTATGGATTCG CCACTGACTATTGGACCAGTGGACTCTACGATCCACCAAACAGTCGTTGGCGTTGGGCCGCCAATAATGTGCAATTGCCACCGTTTGCACCGTGGGGAACAGGTTATCCAAGCACCCCGAATACACTGTTACGTGTGTTGATTTATTATGGCAATCGTTACGACACTTATTGGAAAACGGTTTCGAATACGCAGCTCCATCGGTACATATGCGAG GTACAAGTGCCAACAATAGCCATTCCCTGCTATCAAATCAATGACCTAGCAATTGTGCTCGACTCATCGGGAAGCATTGGCAGCGctaattttgaaaaagcaAAGCAATTCGTAGAACGACTGGCCAACGCCTTTGTCCAGTACGATCCGAGTCGCCTTTCGTTCATAACGTATTCGGATCGTGCAACAGTGCGCATCGACTTGACGAACAATCTAACACCAGCAGCAATTAGTTCTTCGATTCTGGCAACTCCATGGGAAGCTGGCAATACGGCAACGGATCTAGCTATTAACTTGGCAACGTCGCAGCTAACATCGAATCTACGAGGCGTGCCCATGAATATGGTCGTTTTGACGGACGGTGCGTCTACGTATCCCGCGTTGACCGTTACTGCGGCACAAGCGGCCATTAGTGCGGGAATTCGGACATTTTCTGTCGGTATTACACAAGGCGTAAATCTACAGGAACTACTTGTGATAGCTGGAAATGATGCAAACCGAGTGTTCACAACAGATAATTTTGACCTATTGATTAATTTGTTAGCGCCACTTAGTTTGAAAGTATGCCCATCATAA
- the LOC119084340 gene encoding transmembrane protein 165-like, whose protein sequence is MTKSATIMVDILNKYLPTNMLVPTKHQTIFICLMLLCQSSIVLCDDSYEAARMVDYPNTTVEQNVSIATDPTPTESQSFFSNLLNNGFVHAFVASLSVILVSELGDKTFFIAAIMAMQHSRIIVFLGAISALALMTILSAVFGLAAQFIPHIYTFYISTALFVFFGLKMLWDGYHMTAKDSKNELEEVQSDIRRREIELQSTTISPDAESATSGKQSRFLTWKVILQAFTMTFLAEWGDRSQLTTIVLAAREDIYGIMVGGCLGHAICTGAAVIGGRLVAQKISVKHVTLIGGVVFLIFAVVSLIMGPNDEKPEDVAP, encoded by the coding sequence ATGACGAAGTCTGCGACCATCATGGTGGATatcttaaataaatatttaccgACAAACATGTTAGTGCCGACCAAACACcagacaatttttatttgtctcATGTTGCTCTGCCAAAGCAGCATAGTTCTGTGCGATGACTCGTATGAAGCGGCACGTATGGTCGACTATCCGAACACAACCGTCGAACAGAATGTATCCATTGCAACAGATCCCACACCAACCGAATCTCAGTCATTTTTTTCCAATCTGCTGAACAATGGTTTCGTCCACGCGTTCGTCGCTTCGTTATCGGTCATATTGGTGTCGGAATTGGGCGATAAGACATTCTTCATCGCCGCCATAATGGCCATGCAACATTCACGGATAATCGTATTTCTCGGTGCAATATCAGCCTTAGCATTGATGACCATACTGTCGGCTGTATTCGGATTAGCGGCCCAATTTATACCGcacatttacacattttacatATCAACGGCGTTGTTCGTGTTCTTCGGTTTGAAGATGCTGTGGGACGGCTATCATATGACGGCCAAAGACAGCAAGAATGAACTGGAAGAAGTTCAGTCGGACATTCGACGGCGAGAGATTGAATTACAGTCGACCACAATATCACCGGATGCAGAGAGTGCGACGAGTGGTAAACAGTCCAGATTTCTCACATGGAAAGTGATCCTGCAAGcgttcacaatgacattcttgGCTGAATGGGGCGATCGCTCACAACTGACAACAATAGTTCTGGCTGCCCGTGAAGATATTTATGGCATAATGGTTGGCGGTTGTTTGGGACATGCAATTTGTACTGGTGCTGCGGTAATTGGAGGGCGATTGGTTGCACAGAAGATATCGGTGAAACATGTTACGCTGATTGGTGGTGTcgttttcctaatttttgctGTAGTATCGTTGATAATGGGACCGAATGATGAGAAACCGGAAGACGTAGCTCcataa